The window ATGCCAGAACTCAAGACAAAGCCGGAAAGGTGTTGCCAGTGGTAATCACCTACTACACCGACAAGTCTTTTGATTTTATTGTTAAAACACCACCCGTTGCCATTCAGTTATTGGAAGCAACCAAACAGAAGAGCGGCTCGGCAGAACCCAACCGTAAGAAAATTGCGGAAGTTACCTGGGAACAGGTTAAGGCTATTGCCGAAGAAAAAATGCCCGACTTGAACTGCTTCACAATTGAGTCTGCAATGATGATGGTTGCCGGAACGGCTCGAAGCATGGGTATCACAGTGAAAGGGGAATTTCCCGCAAATAACTAATTATAAACTTCAATTAAGACATGGGTAAACTTACAAAAAATCAGAAGTTGGCTTTGAGCAAGATTGAAGCGGGAAAGACCTACACGCTGAAGGAGGCTGCGAAATTGGTGAAAGAGATTACCACCACAAAATTCGACGCTTCGGTAGATATCGATGTACGCCTTGGCGTAGATCCGCGAAAAGCCAATCAGATGGTCAGGGGCGTTGTTTCCCTGCCACACGGTACCGGTAAACAAGTAAGAGTTCTTGTATTGTGTACTCCCGATGCAGAGGCTGCTGCCAAAGAGGCAGGGGCCGATTATGTGGGACTTGATGAATATATCGAAAAAATTAAAGGAGGTTGGACCGATGTGGATGTGATCATCACACAGCCACAGATCATGGGTAAGATCGGTGCACTTGGCCGCGTATTGGGGCCTCGCGGACTGATGCCTAACCCCAAGAGCGGAACTGTTACTCCCGACGTGGCTAAGGCTGTTCAGGAAGTAAAGCAGGGTAAAATCGACTTTAAAGTAGATAAAGCAGGTATTATCCACACCTCTATCGGCAAAGTATCTTTTGAGCCCGAAAAAATTGTTGAAAACGCAAAAGAATTTATTCAAACGTTGATCAAATTGAAACCGACGGCAGCAAAGGGTACCTATATTAAGAGTATTTATCTTTCCAGTACGATGAGTCCGGGATTAAAAGTGGACACTAAATCGGTAGACGAAATCTAATGTAAAAAGAAGAATCTATGAAAAAGGAAGATAAAAGCATTATTATAGAGAAGATAGCAGCAAACCTGCAGGAATACGAAAACTTCTACCTTGCCGATATTGCCACGCTCAATGCGGCAAAGACAAGCGTACTGAGAAGGGAATGCTCCAAGCAGAACATCAAGTTGCTGGTGGTAAAAAATACCTTGTTGCGTAAAGCATTGGAAAAGATTGAAGGAAACTATGAGGAGCTTTATCCCCTGTTGAAGGGAAATACGGCCATCATGTTCTCCAACGATGCCAATGCTCCTGCCAAGCTCATTGACAAATATAGCAAAAACAAGGAGACGGTGCCTGCATTGAAAGGTGCTTACGTTCAGGAAAGCTTCTTTATCGGAGCCAACACCCTGAAAGACCTTGTAAATATCAAGAGCAAGACAGAACTTATCGGAGAAGTTATTACCATTCTGCAATCGCCTGCTAAGAATGTTATTTCGGCTCTCCAATCCGGCGGTACAATTCTCCATGGAGTTTTGAAAACGTTGTCGGAAAAGCAAAATTAATTTTCATTCAACAAACAGAATTAGTAATCAATTTAATAAATACAAAAATGGCAGACTTAAAAGCATTTGCTGAACAATTAGTTAACTTGACAGTAAAAGAGGTTAACGAACTTGCTGAGATATTAAAAACCGAGT of the Petrimonas mucosa genome contains:
- the rplK gene encoding 50S ribosomal protein L11, with the translated sequence MAKEVAGQLKLQIKGGAANPSPPVGPALGSKGINIMEFCKQFNARTQDKAGKVLPVVITYYTDKSFDFIVKTPPVAIQLLEATKQKSGSAEPNRKKIAEVTWEQVKAIAEEKMPDLNCFTIESAMMMVAGTARSMGITVKGEFPANN
- the rplA gene encoding 50S ribosomal protein L1, with the translated sequence MGKLTKNQKLALSKIEAGKTYTLKEAAKLVKEITTTKFDASVDIDVRLGVDPRKANQMVRGVVSLPHGTGKQVRVLVLCTPDAEAAAKEAGADYVGLDEYIEKIKGGWTDVDVIITQPQIMGKIGALGRVLGPRGLMPNPKSGTVTPDVAKAVQEVKQGKIDFKVDKAGIIHTSIGKVSFEPEKIVENAKEFIQTLIKLKPTAAKGTYIKSIYLSSTMSPGLKVDTKSVDEI
- the rplJ gene encoding 50S ribosomal protein L10, whose product is MKKEDKSIIIEKIAANLQEYENFYLADIATLNAAKTSVLRRECSKQNIKLLVVKNTLLRKALEKIEGNYEELYPLLKGNTAIMFSNDANAPAKLIDKYSKNKETVPALKGAYVQESFFIGANTLKDLVNIKSKTELIGEVITILQSPAKNVISALQSGGTILHGVLKTLSEKQN